One region of Jatrophihabitans cynanchi genomic DNA includes:
- the mreD gene encoding rod shape-determining protein MreD codes for MRRARVFAAMAAILTALLLQATLIAPWSEPVPVSLPAVLVAAVALVDGPGTGLAFGFAAGLLADLGSTHPAGVLAMCWLLVGVSCGLAADRATVRRDAATAALGCALAGALATVLLTVLHSGGATLGAAAAHLLPSLVGDALLALAVVPLVRAFLRTQSLRAPHPVLTELDVVASRG; via the coding sequence GTGAGGCGCGCCCGGGTCTTCGCCGCGATGGCCGCGATCCTGACCGCGCTGCTGCTGCAGGCCACCCTGATCGCGCCGTGGTCCGAGCCCGTGCCGGTGAGTCTGCCGGCGGTGCTGGTCGCCGCGGTCGCGCTCGTCGACGGGCCGGGGACGGGGCTGGCGTTCGGCTTCGCCGCCGGCCTGCTCGCCGATCTCGGCTCGACGCACCCGGCCGGGGTGCTGGCGATGTGTTGGCTGCTGGTCGGAGTGAGCTGCGGTCTGGCGGCCGACCGCGCGACGGTGCGGCGCGACGCGGCGACCGCGGCGCTCGGGTGTGCCCTGGCCGGCGCGCTCGCGACGGTGCTGCTCACCGTGCTGCACTCCGGCGGCGCCACCTTGGGCGCCGCGGCCGCGCACCTGCTGCCTTCGCTGGTGGGCGACGCGCTGCTCGCGCTGGCGGTCGTCCCGCTCGTGCGGGCGTTCCTGCGCACCCAGTCGCTGCGCGCCCCGCACCCGGTGCTCACCGAACTGGACGTGGTGGCCAGCCGTGGCTGA
- a CDS encoding valine--tRNA ligase, with the protein MTPTPRTPATDLATHYVPAEVEGPLYRSWVERGYFTADVDSSKPPYSIVIPPPNVTGSLHLGHALEQSMMDALTRRARMRGCDVLWLPGMDHASIAVQNLVERHLAETEGKGRFDYSREAFVGKAWEWKERYGGQILDQMRRLGSGVDWSRERFTMDEGLSRSVQTIFKRLYDDDLIYRAERIINWCPRDLTALSDIEVEHSEEAGELVSIRYGDGENSIVVATTRAETMLGDTAIAVHPDDERYRHLVGRSIALPLTNRMIPVVADEHVDPAFGTGAVKVTPAHDPNDFEIGRRHDLPALTIMDERAVITVPGPFAGLDRLEARFAVVAALREDGRIVAEKRPYQHSVGHCSRCDTVVEPRLSLQWWVRVESLARAAGDAVRDGRVVIEPASMAPRYFQWVDGLRDWCISRQLWWGHRIPVWYSPDGDDACFGPDETPPAGWTQDEDVLDTWFSSALWPFSTLGWPDDTADLKRYYPTTVLVTGYDILFFWVVRMMLFGLYAMDDRGPEDAVPFRTILLHGLVRDASGKKMSKSRGNVIDPLLWMDEYGADAVRLSLLQGANPGADQAINEEWVVGTRNFCTKLWNATRFALLNGATVTGEVPADVSGADAWILSRLQAVVTEADALYERFEFAKIAELLYHFAWDEVCDWYVELAKISFAGPGGDRTRRVLGEVLDTLLRLLHPMVPFVTETLWTALTGRDSVVIAPWPAADTARANPAAEAEIVAVQATVGEVRRFRSDQGVKPAQRVPARLTGAGSGEAAIRFLLRLDEPGEGFAPTASLTTAGGVRVELDLSGAIDVAAERARLTKDLAAAQKERDVNAGKLANEAFTAKAPEPVIAKVRDRLATAEADLLRIQSALEQLGG; encoded by the coding sequence GTGACCCCGACCCCGCGTACACCGGCCACCGACCTGGCGACGCACTACGTGCCGGCAGAGGTAGAGGGCCCGCTGTACCGCAGCTGGGTCGAGCGCGGCTACTTCACCGCGGACGTCGACAGCAGCAAGCCGCCGTACTCGATCGTGATCCCGCCGCCGAACGTCACCGGCAGCCTGCACCTGGGGCATGCGCTGGAGCAGTCCATGATGGACGCGCTGACCCGCCGTGCCCGGATGCGCGGATGCGACGTGCTGTGGCTGCCCGGCATGGACCACGCGTCCATCGCGGTGCAGAACCTGGTCGAGCGGCATCTCGCCGAGACCGAGGGCAAGGGCCGCTTCGACTACTCCCGCGAGGCGTTCGTCGGTAAGGCGTGGGAGTGGAAGGAGCGCTACGGCGGCCAGATCCTGGACCAGATGCGCCGCCTCGGCTCGGGTGTCGACTGGAGCCGCGAGCGGTTCACCATGGACGAGGGGCTGAGCCGCTCCGTCCAGACGATCTTCAAGCGGCTCTACGACGACGACCTGATCTACCGCGCCGAACGGATCATCAACTGGTGCCCGCGCGATCTCACCGCGCTCAGCGACATCGAGGTGGAGCACTCCGAGGAGGCCGGCGAGCTGGTCTCGATCCGCTACGGCGACGGCGAGAACTCGATTGTCGTCGCCACGACCCGCGCCGAGACGATGCTCGGTGACACCGCGATCGCCGTGCACCCGGACGACGAGCGGTACCGGCACCTGGTCGGCCGGTCGATCGCCCTGCCGCTGACCAACCGGATGATCCCGGTCGTCGCCGACGAGCACGTCGACCCGGCGTTCGGCACGGGCGCGGTGAAGGTGACCCCCGCGCACGACCCCAACGACTTCGAGATCGGGCGCAGGCACGACCTGCCCGCCTTGACGATCATGGACGAGCGGGCGGTGATCACCGTGCCCGGTCCGTTCGCCGGGCTGGACCGGTTGGAGGCCCGCTTCGCCGTCGTGGCGGCGCTGCGCGAGGACGGCCGGATCGTGGCCGAGAAGCGGCCGTACCAGCACTCGGTCGGGCACTGCTCGCGCTGCGACACCGTGGTCGAACCGAGGCTGTCGCTGCAGTGGTGGGTGCGCGTCGAGTCGCTCGCCCGGGCGGCCGGCGATGCAGTGCGCGACGGGCGGGTGGTGATCGAACCGGCGTCCATGGCCCCCCGCTACTTCCAGTGGGTCGACGGGCTGCGCGACTGGTGCATCAGCCGGCAGCTGTGGTGGGGACACCGCATCCCGGTCTGGTACTCCCCGGACGGCGACGACGCCTGCTTCGGCCCGGACGAGACGCCGCCGGCCGGCTGGACACAGGACGAGGACGTCCTGGACACCTGGTTCTCCTCGGCGCTGTGGCCGTTCTCGACGCTGGGCTGGCCGGACGACACCGCCGACCTGAAGCGCTACTACCCGACTACCGTGCTCGTCACCGGCTACGACATCTTGTTCTTCTGGGTCGTGCGGATGATGCTCTTCGGCCTCTACGCGATGGACGATCGGGGCCCCGAGGACGCCGTCCCGTTCCGGACGATCCTGCTGCACGGGCTGGTGCGCGACGCGTCCGGCAAGAAGATGTCCAAGTCCCGAGGCAACGTCATCGACCCGCTGTTGTGGATGGACGAATACGGCGCGGACGCGGTGCGGCTGTCGCTGCTGCAGGGCGCGAATCCCGGGGCGGACCAGGCGATCAACGAGGAGTGGGTGGTCGGCACCCGCAACTTCTGCACCAAGCTGTGGAACGCGACCCGGTTCGCGCTGCTCAACGGCGCGACCGTGACCGGCGAGGTGCCGGCCGACGTGTCCGGCGCGGACGCCTGGATCCTGTCCCGCCTGCAGGCCGTCGTCACCGAGGCCGACGCGCTGTACGAGCGGTTCGAGTTCGCCAAGATCGCCGAGCTGCTCTACCACTTCGCGTGGGACGAGGTATGTGACTGGTACGTCGAGCTGGCCAAGATCTCGTTCGCCGGGCCGGGCGGCGACCGTACCCGCCGCGTGCTCGGTGAGGTGCTGGACACCCTGCTGCGGCTGCTGCACCCGATGGTGCCGTTCGTGACCGAGACGCTGTGGACCGCGCTGACCGGCCGCGACTCCGTGGTGATCGCGCCGTGGCCGGCTGCGGACACGGCGCGGGCGAACCCGGCCGCCGAGGCGGAGATCGTTGCGGTGCAGGCGACGGTGGGGGAGGTGCGCCGGTTCCGATCGGACCAGGGCGTCAAGCCCGCGCAGCGGGTGCCCGCCCGGCTCACCGGCGCCGGCAGCGGCGAGGCTGCCATCCGCTTCCTGCTGCGGCTGGACGAGCCGGGCGAGGGCTTCGCGCCGACGGCATCGCTCACGACGGCCGGCGGCGTGCGCGTCGAGCTGGACCTGTCTGGCGCCATCGATGTCGCCGCCGAGCGCGCCAGGTTGACCAAGGACCTCGCGGCGGCACAGAAGGAGCGCGACGTCAACGCCGGCAAGCTGGCGAACGAGGCGTTCACCGCGAAGGCGCCCGAGCCGGTGATCGCCAAGGTGCGCGACCGGCTGGCCACCGCCGAGGCCGACCTGCTGCGCATCCAGAGCGCTCTCGAGCAGCTCGGAGGGTGA
- the mreB gene encoding rod shape-determining protein: MTFTLYRLSLVSQRSGDLLGGDLAIDLGTANTLVYARGRGILLDEPSVVAVDTSTNSVVAVGAEAKRMIGRTPGHITAVRPMQDGVIADYDVTAEMLRYFVRKVLRRRGTFAGPRIVVCVPSGITGVEQRAVSESAYAAGARRVHIISEPMAAAIGAGLPVNQPQGSMVVDIGGGTTEVAILALGGIVASTSLRVAGNALDQAIVDHIRGEFALLIGERTAEELKISVGSAFPVAGPKNAEIRGRDIGTGLPRNITVSGDELRKAMEVPVGRIVMAVRGTLDRCPPELSGDLVTRGIVLTGGGALLRGLDARLQHEIGIPVLVADRPLDSVVLGTGTVVEHFDQLQKVVVDGHRR; encoded by the coding sequence GTGACGTTCACGCTGTACCGCTTGTCGCTGGTCTCCCAGCGCAGCGGCGACCTGCTGGGCGGCGACCTCGCGATCGACCTCGGCACGGCGAACACCCTGGTGTACGCGCGCGGTCGCGGCATCCTGCTCGACGAGCCGTCCGTGGTCGCAGTCGACACCAGCACCAACTCGGTGGTCGCGGTGGGCGCCGAGGCGAAGCGGATGATCGGCCGCACGCCCGGGCACATCACCGCGGTGCGGCCGATGCAGGACGGCGTGATCGCCGACTACGACGTGACCGCCGAGATGCTGCGCTACTTCGTGCGCAAGGTCCTGCGCCGCCGTGGCACGTTCGCCGGTCCGCGCATAGTGGTGTGCGTGCCGTCCGGGATCACCGGCGTCGAGCAGCGGGCGGTGAGCGAGTCGGCGTACGCCGCCGGAGCGCGGCGGGTGCACATCATCTCCGAGCCGATGGCCGCTGCGATCGGCGCCGGCCTGCCGGTGAACCAACCGCAGGGCTCGATGGTCGTGGACATCGGCGGCGGCACCACCGAGGTCGCGATCCTCGCGCTCGGCGGCATCGTGGCCTCGACCAGCCTGCGCGTCGCGGGAAACGCACTCGACCAGGCGATCGTCGACCACATCCGCGGCGAGTTCGCGCTGCTGATCGGCGAGCGCACCGCCGAGGAGCTCAAGATCTCGGTCGGGTCGGCCTTCCCGGTCGCCGGCCCGAAGAACGCCGAGATCCGCGGACGGGACATCGGCACCGGCCTGCCCCGCAACATCACCGTCTCCGGTGACGAGCTGCGCAAGGCGATGGAGGTACCGGTCGGCCGCATCGTGATGGCGGTGCGCGGCACCCTCGATCGCTGCCCGCCCGAGCTGTCCGGCGACCTGGTCACCCGCGGCATCGTGCTCACCGGCGGCGGGGCGTTGCTGCGCGGCCTGGACGCGCGGCTGCAGCACGAGATCGGCATTCCGGTGCTCGTCGCGGACCGCCCGTTGGACTCGGTCGTGCTGGGCACCGGCACGGTGGTAGAGCACTTCGACCAGTTGCAGAAGGTCGTCGTCGACGGTCACCGTAGGTGA
- a CDS encoding WXG100 family type VII secretion target, whose translation MSQFAVHLEALAEVVERMAGFERAVEQQAADVAARLDRLHATWSGGAADEHALAHRRWRDGVRELRAAITVLCRIASTAHGNYSAAVSANRRMWS comes from the coding sequence ATGAGCCAGTTCGCTGTGCACCTGGAGGCGCTGGCCGAGGTCGTCGAGCGGATGGCCGGCTTCGAGCGCGCCGTCGAGCAGCAGGCGGCCGACGTCGCCGCGCGGCTGGACCGGCTGCACGCGACCTGGTCGGGCGGCGCCGCCGACGAGCACGCGCTGGCCCACCGGCGCTGGCGCGACGGCGTGCGCGAACTGCGCGCGGCGATCACGGTGCTGTGCCGGATCGCGTCGACCGCGCACGGGAACTACAGCGCGGCGGTGTCGGCCAATCGGCGCATGTGGTCGTGA
- the ndk gene encoding nucleoside-diphosphate kinase: MSQAVVSEPLERTLVLVKPDGVRRGLAGEVIGRIEAKGYRLVALDLRTPDAALLAEHYAEHEGKPFYAPLVEFMGSGPVVALVAEGQRVIEGFRSLAGATDPTAAAPGTIRGDLGRDWGLAVQQNLVHGSDSPVSAAREIGLWFPAL, from the coding sequence GTGAGCCAGGCAGTCGTGAGCGAACCTCTCGAGCGGACCCTCGTCCTCGTCAAGCCGGACGGCGTCCGCCGGGGTCTGGCCGGTGAGGTGATCGGGCGCATCGAGGCGAAGGGGTACCGCCTGGTCGCGCTGGACCTGCGCACGCCGGACGCCGCGCTGCTGGCCGAGCATTACGCCGAGCACGAGGGCAAGCCCTTCTACGCGCCGCTGGTGGAGTTCATGGGATCCGGGCCGGTCGTGGCGCTGGTCGCCGAGGGGCAGCGGGTGATCGAGGGCTTCCGCTCGCTGGCCGGCGCGACCGATCCGACCGCCGCGGCGCCGGGGACCATCCGGGGCGATCTGGGCCGCGACTGGGGCCTGGCCGTGCAGCAGAACCTGGTGCACGGCTCGGACTCACCGGTATCGGCGGCACGCGAGATCGGGCTCTGGTTCCCCGCGCTCTGA
- a CDS encoding Acg family FMN-binding oxidoreductase — MSDETEAQDATLRLDRQTVAAALEVAVRASSIHNTQPWRWRLEDTGLSLRADRSRQLAVADPDGHSLHLSCGAALYLTEVGLRAAGWQVATSLLPDAADPDLLAVFTPTGWSEPTEAASELADAAMRRRCDRRPFAAEQLDDATRETLRAAAGDAAARIDYPDGPEQHIELAVAVSHADRAEREDEAYLAEMSHWLRDPDVHAMVDGVPVAAIPHVPADAPRHTDVPLRDFEVGVAGRQLIERDVDERPLIAVVFTEADGPRDHLEAGIAMMRLMLRAEQLGLASCPLSQAVDFAAFRARLQNSMGWVGYPQMLLRLGRPLSPVADLPRTPRRPVSAVLDVLTR; from the coding sequence ATGAGCGACGAGACCGAGGCACAGGACGCGACGCTGCGATTGGACCGGCAGACCGTGGCAGCCGCGCTCGAGGTGGCGGTCCGCGCGTCGTCGATCCACAACACCCAGCCGTGGCGGTGGCGGCTGGAGGACACCGGGCTCTCGCTGCGCGCGGACCGCTCCCGCCAGCTCGCGGTCGCCGACCCCGACGGCCACTCGCTGCACCTGAGCTGTGGCGCGGCCCTGTACCTGACCGAGGTCGGGCTGCGGGCCGCCGGCTGGCAGGTCGCGACCAGCCTGCTGCCCGACGCGGCTGACCCCGACCTGCTAGCCGTGTTCACCCCGACCGGCTGGAGCGAGCCGACGGAGGCGGCGTCCGAACTCGCCGACGCCGCGATGCGCCGGCGTTGCGATCGCCGGCCGTTCGCGGCCGAGCAACTGGACGATGCGACCCGCGAGACGCTGCGCGCGGCGGCCGGCGACGCGGCGGCCCGGATCGACTATCCGGACGGTCCGGAGCAGCACATCGAGCTGGCGGTGGCCGTGAGCCATGCCGACCGCGCCGAACGCGAGGACGAGGCCTACCTGGCCGAGATGAGCCACTGGCTGCGCGATCCCGACGTGCACGCGATGGTCGACGGCGTCCCGGTCGCGGCGATCCCGCACGTGCCGGCCGACGCGCCGCGGCACACCGACGTCCCGTTGCGCGACTTCGAGGTCGGCGTCGCCGGCCGGCAGCTGATCGAGCGCGACGTCGACGAGCGGCCGCTGATCGCGGTCGTCTTCACCGAGGCGGACGGCCCGCGCGACCACCTCGAGGCGGGGATCGCGATGATGCGCCTGATGCTGCGCGCCGAACAGCTCGGGCTCGCCAGCTGCCCGCTGAGCCAGGCGGTCGACTTCGCCGCGTTCCGTGCCCGGCTGCAGAACAGCATGGGCTGGGTCGGCTACCCGCAGATGCTGCTGCGGCTGGGCCGTCCGCTGAGCCCGGTTGCCGACCTGCCGCGCACGCCACGGCGTCCGGTGTCGGCCGTGCTGGACGTCCTCACCCGCTGA
- a CDS encoding WXG100 family type VII secretion target: MPGFDVAPWELDAAAGTVRAADEQLRGGLARLALDVQTLIDGWHGAAGSAFARAWDEWYGGAVDVLAATESMARLLGATGQGYAAAEAANTGAFTR; the protein is encoded by the coding sequence ATGCCCGGTTTCGACGTGGCGCCGTGGGAGCTGGACGCGGCGGCCGGCACGGTGCGTGCCGCCGACGAGCAGCTGCGCGGCGGGCTGGCCCGGCTGGCGCTGGACGTGCAGACCCTCATCGACGGTTGGCACGGTGCCGCGGGTTCGGCCTTCGCGCGCGCATGGGACGAGTGGTACGGCGGTGCCGTCGACGTGCTGGCGGCGACCGAATCGATGGCGCGGCTGCTGGGTGCTACCGGCCAGGGTTATGCGGCGGCCGAAGCGGCGAACACGGGCGCGTTCACGCGATGA
- a CDS encoding penicillin-binding transpeptidase domain-containing protein, translating to MADERAFRHRPPGARRLTIIVVLVASMVATLLGRLYYVQLLDPNKPAQTADRLHEGVIVVPAPRGLILDARGRPLVQNTSAQVVTVDRETLQGLPDKGAAVLGKLAGLLGTSAARLAAEITPCSPKVPAPCWIGEPFQPVPVATAASTAVVLALGEHREDYPGVAVETVSLPEYPYGTLAAHVLGYTGKVAEADTSQNPALSDVDTIGRTGLQAQYDSILRGTDGRQTLLLNPQGYAVRQATNVPAVQGDTLITSIDLDVQRIAEQSLAQEIADRRAHGLPATSGAVVVMDPNTGRIIAIASSPTYDPQQFVGGISDADYAELTAPAANDPLVGRAIAGQYAPGSTFKLITSSSLLIHHEISLGGTYPCPGSLTIDGRVKTNYDSESFDYPLSLKDALGYSCDTFFYAPAAAEYYRDQTRISDGKKPNEYLQRTAALYGVGTQPGIDLPADEQAAGSYADRETRMTRWRTQRTQYCGDARRGYPEVADRTQRAYLTQLASENCTDGWRYRAGDNADMSIGQGETTMSPLQLAVAYSALVNGGKIWEPRLGWAVVDHNGKTVRTIEPKLRRTVPVSRTYLNYIADSLDFGRGWAVSGAFAYIGSPYQSRLGGKTGTAEVEGKKDTSWLASWGPTSHDRKGNVGAKFVVVGMIEQAGTGATAAGPMLKRIWDAIMGAHGKPIVAGKKPITTLPKVTQTR from the coding sequence GTGGCTGACGAGCGTGCCTTCAGGCACCGGCCGCCCGGTGCCCGCCGGCTGACGATCATCGTGGTGCTGGTCGCCTCGATGGTGGCCACCCTGCTCGGGCGGCTGTACTACGTGCAGCTGCTCGACCCGAACAAGCCGGCGCAGACCGCCGATCGGCTGCACGAGGGCGTGATCGTGGTGCCTGCGCCGCGTGGCCTGATCCTCGACGCGCGTGGGCGTCCGCTGGTGCAGAACACGTCGGCGCAGGTGGTCACCGTCGACCGCGAGACGCTGCAGGGGTTGCCCGACAAGGGCGCCGCGGTACTCGGCAAGCTGGCCGGCCTGCTCGGTACCAGTGCTGCCCGGCTGGCCGCGGAGATCACCCCGTGCTCGCCGAAGGTTCCCGCGCCGTGCTGGATCGGCGAGCCGTTCCAGCCGGTACCGGTCGCGACGGCCGCGTCGACCGCGGTGGTGCTGGCGCTCGGCGAGCACCGCGAGGACTATCCGGGCGTCGCGGTCGAGACGGTGAGCCTGCCGGAGTACCCGTACGGCACGCTGGCGGCGCACGTGCTGGGCTACACCGGGAAGGTCGCCGAAGCGGACACGAGCCAGAACCCGGCACTGAGTGACGTCGACACGATCGGGCGCACCGGGCTGCAGGCGCAGTACGACTCGATCCTGCGCGGCACCGACGGCAGGCAGACGCTGCTGCTCAACCCGCAGGGCTACGCGGTGCGCCAGGCCACGAACGTCCCGGCCGTACAAGGCGACACGCTGATCACCAGCATCGACCTGGACGTGCAGCGGATCGCCGAGCAGTCGCTCGCGCAGGAGATCGCCGACCGCCGCGCGCACGGGTTGCCGGCCACATCCGGCGCCGTCGTGGTGATGGACCCGAACACCGGGCGCATCATCGCGATCGCCAGTTCGCCGACCTACGATCCGCAGCAGTTCGTCGGCGGCATCTCCGACGCCGACTACGCCGAGCTGACCGCGCCCGCGGCAAACGACCCTCTGGTGGGCCGGGCGATCGCGGGCCAGTACGCCCCCGGTTCGACGTTCAAGCTGATCACCTCGTCCTCGTTGCTGATCCACCACGAGATCTCGCTCGGCGGCACCTACCCCTGCCCCGGCTCGCTCACGATCGACGGCCGCGTCAAGACGAACTACGACAGCGAGTCCTTCGACTACCCGCTCTCGCTCAAGGACGCGCTCGGCTACTCGTGCGACACGTTCTTCTACGCCCCCGCCGCGGCCGAGTACTACCGCGACCAGACCCGCATCAGCGACGGCAAGAAGCCGAACGAGTACCTGCAGCGGACGGCCGCGCTGTACGGCGTCGGGACGCAGCCGGGGATCGACCTGCCGGCGGACGAGCAGGCGGCCGGTTCCTACGCCGACCGCGAGACCCGGATGACCCGCTGGCGGACGCAGCGGACGCAGTACTGCGGGGACGCCAGGCGCGGCTACCCGGAGGTCGCCGACCGCACCCAACGCGCCTACCTGACCCAGCTCGCGTCGGAGAACTGCACGGACGGCTGGCGCTACCGGGCCGGCGACAACGCGGACATGTCGATCGGGCAGGGGGAAACGACGATGTCGCCGCTGCAGCTCGCGGTGGCGTACTCGGCGCTGGTCAACGGCGGGAAGATCTGGGAACCACGGCTCGGCTGGGCCGTCGTCGACCACAACGGCAAGACGGTGCGGACGATCGAGCCCAAGCTGCGCCGCACCGTGCCGGTCAGCCGCACGTACCTGAACTACATCGCCGACTCGCTCGACTTCGGCCGCGGCTGGGCCGTGTCCGGCGCGTTCGCCTACATCGGCTCGCCGTACCAGTCGCGGCTCGGCGGCAAGACCGGCACCGCGGAGGTCGAGGGCAAGAAGGACACCTCGTGGCTGGCGTCCTGGGGGCCGACCAGCCACGACCGTAAGGGGAATGTCGGCGCGAAGTTCGTCGTGGTCGGCATGATCGAACAGGCCGGCACGGGCGCCACCGCGGCGGGCCCGATGCTCAAGCGCATCTGGGACGCGATCATGGGCGCCCACGGCAAGCCCATCGTCGCGGGCAAGAAGCCGATCACCACGCTGCCGAAAGTGACCCAGACGCGATGA
- a CDS encoding DUF4233 domain-containing protein — MSAPHESTGTPPTPTPEQFAERAVRANRATRGALAGVLGLEALVTLLVPRAIAFTSTGLGVTRTVLLISLAVLMIVAAGLVRRPFGIAVGSALQVLFVLTGVMLVAMFVVGVIFAAIWGRLLMLRHELVGTPGGWRLLVS, encoded by the coding sequence GTGAGCGCGCCGCACGAGAGCACCGGGACGCCGCCCACCCCGACCCCGGAACAGTTCGCCGAACGGGCGGTGCGGGCAAACCGGGCGACCCGCGGCGCGTTGGCCGGCGTGCTCGGGCTCGAGGCGCTGGTCACGCTGCTGGTGCCGCGGGCGATCGCGTTCACCTCGACCGGCCTGGGTGTCACCCGCACGGTGCTGCTGATCAGCCTGGCGGTGCTGATGATCGTGGCGGCCGGCCTGGTCCGCCGCCCGTTCGGCATCGCGGTCGGCTCGGCCCTGCAGGTGCTGTTCGTGCTCACCGGCGTCATGCTCGTCGCGATGTTCGTGGTGGGTGTCATCTTCGCGGCCATCTGGGGGCGGCTGCTGATGCTGCGTCACGAGCTGGTGGGCACCCCGGGCGGCTGGCGGCTGCTCGTCTCCTGA
- the mreC gene encoding rod shape-determining protein MreC — protein MRRLTRRQRTAAIVLAVLALCFITLDVGGGGLRSAHSGVRGTLGALYRGTDSVLGPVRRFVQGVPTAGTNTDRIRQLQHENAELRGRLADTDRDAASTTRLAALQLAADSGGYRIVPARVIALGPGGGFDWTVTLDVGTRSGVKVDQSVTDGAGLVGRVLHADASSATVLLAADPGSGVGARDLRTGEVGIADGAGAEGFTFTPLNPKAALKVGDKLATGPAGSSSFVAGLAVGTVSAVHAGLDGTVRASVRPASPATALDMVGVILVGGHADTGRGALQPSKLAEHK, from the coding sequence GTGCGGCGGCTGACTAGACGGCAGCGGACGGCCGCGATCGTGCTCGCCGTCCTCGCGCTGTGCTTCATCACCCTCGACGTCGGCGGCGGCGGGCTGCGCTCGGCACACAGCGGGGTGCGCGGCACGCTCGGCGCCCTGTACCGCGGTACCGACTCGGTGCTCGGTCCGGTGCGGCGGTTCGTCCAGGGCGTCCCGACCGCCGGCACCAACACCGACCGGATCCGGCAGTTGCAGCACGAGAACGCCGAACTGCGCGGCCGGCTCGCCGACACCGACCGCGACGCGGCGAGCACCACCCGGCTCGCGGCGCTGCAACTCGCGGCCGACTCCGGCGGCTACCGCATCGTCCCGGCCAGGGTGATCGCCCTCGGCCCGGGCGGCGGCTTCGACTGGACCGTGACGCTGGACGTCGGCACCCGCAGCGGGGTCAAGGTGGACCAGAGCGTGACCGACGGCGCCGGGCTGGTCGGCCGGGTGCTGCACGCCGACGCGTCCTCGGCCACCGTGCTGCTCGCCGCCGATCCCGGCAGCGGTGTAGGCGCGCGCGACCTGCGCACCGGCGAGGTCGGCATCGCGGACGGCGCCGGCGCCGAGGGGTTCACCTTCACCCCGCTGAATCCGAAGGCTGCGCTCAAGGTCGGTGACAAGCTGGCGACCGGACCCGCCGGTTCGAGCAGCTTCGTCGCCGGGCTGGCCGTCGGCACCGTCTCCGCGGTGCACGCCGGCCTGGACGGGACGGTCCGAGCCAGCGTTCGGCCCGCGAGCCCGGCCACCGCGCTGGACATGGTAGGCGTGATCCTGGTCGGCGGGCACGCCGACACCGGCCGCGGCGCGCTGCAGCCGTCAAAGCTTGCCGAGCACAAGTGA